The following proteins come from a genomic window of Pseudomonas sp. J452:
- the surE gene encoding 5'/3'-nucleotidase SurE, with amino-acid sequence MRILISNDDGVMAPGIAALHGALADYADCVIVAPAEDKSGASSSLTLDRPLHPTRLPNGYISLNGTPTDCVHLGLNGLFEQVPDMVVSGINLGANLGDDVLYSGTVAAALEGRFLNHPAFAFSLLSRQTENLPTAAYFARKLVEAHEQLDLPPRSVLNVNVPNLPLERIRGIQLTRLGHRARAAAPVKVVNPRGKEGYWISISGDAEDGGPGTDFHAVMQGYVSITPLQLDRTFNDAFASLEGWLEGLL; translated from the coding sequence ATGCGAATTCTGATTTCCAACGACGATGGGGTGATGGCGCCCGGTATCGCCGCGCTGCATGGCGCGCTGGCCGACTACGCCGACTGCGTCATCGTTGCCCCGGCCGAGGACAAGAGCGGCGCCAGCAGCTCGCTGACCCTCGACCGTCCGCTGCACCCGACGCGTTTGCCCAACGGCTATATCAGCCTCAACGGTACGCCGACTGACTGCGTGCACCTGGGCCTTAATGGCCTGTTCGAGCAGGTGCCGGACATGGTGGTGTCAGGGATCAACCTGGGCGCCAACCTGGGCGACGATGTGCTGTATTCCGGCACCGTGGCGGCCGCGCTGGAAGGGCGTTTCCTCAATCACCCGGCATTCGCCTTCTCGCTGTTGTCGCGGCAGACCGAAAACCTGCCGACCGCCGCCTATTTCGCCCGCAAACTGGTCGAGGCTCACGAGCAGCTCGATCTGCCGCCGCGCAGCGTGCTCAACGTCAACGTGCCCAACCTGCCGCTGGAGCGCATCCGTGGCATCCAGTTGACCCGTCTCGGTCATCGCGCCCGTGCGGCGGCGCCGGTTAAGGTGGTCAACCCGCGCGGCAAGGAAGGCTACTGGATCTCGATCTCCGGCGATGCTGAGGATGGTGGCCCGGGTACCGACTTCCATGCGGTGATGCAGGGCTACGTGTCGATCACCCCGCTGCAGCTCGATCGTACCTTCAACGATGCCTTCGCCAGCCTCGAAGGCTGGCTGGAGGGCTTGCTCTGA
- the truD gene encoding tRNA pseudouridine(13) synthase TruD yields the protein MNEAQLLGPRAHGEACGRAVLKATAEDFQVDEVLDIPLSGQGEHLWLWVEKRGLNTEEAARRLARAAGVSQRNISYAGLKDRQALTRQWFSLHLPGKADPDLSGAEGHSLSILKSARHSRKLQRGAHSANGFTLRLTQLDGDREVLEQRLQQIQAQGVPNYYGLQRFGFQGGNVFEARQFAERHELPEQRNLRSRLLSAARSYLFNRLLAERVAAGSWSQVAVGDLLAFTDSRSFFMAGEAECSDPRLAILDLHPTGPLWGSGPSPAAGAAHALEQGVATSEQALADWLVEAGMAHERRILRLPIGGLSWHYPEPDILQLHFVLPAGCFATVVVRELVDLLPAGQTDNPCEF from the coding sequence ATGAACGAGGCGCAACTGCTCGGCCCGCGCGCCCATGGCGAAGCCTGTGGGCGCGCCGTGCTCAAGGCCACGGCGGAAGACTTCCAGGTCGATGAAGTGCTCGATATCCCGCTATCCGGTCAGGGTGAACACCTCTGGCTGTGGGTGGAGAAGCGTGGGCTGAATACCGAGGAAGCGGCGCGCCGCCTGGCCCGGGCCGCTGGTGTATCGCAACGGAATATCAGCTACGCCGGGCTGAAGGACCGCCAGGCGCTGACCCGCCAGTGGTTCAGCCTGCACCTGCCGGGCAAGGCCGATCCGGACCTGAGTGGGGCCGAAGGCCATAGCCTGAGTATCCTCAAGAGCGCACGGCATTCGCGCAAGCTGCAGCGTGGCGCCCATTCGGCCAACGGCTTCACCCTGCGCCTGACCCAGCTCGACGGTGACAGGGAAGTCCTGGAACAACGCCTGCAGCAGATCCAGGCCCAGGGCGTGCCCAACTATTACGGCCTGCAGCGCTTCGGCTTCCAGGGCGGCAACGTATTCGAAGCGCGCCAGTTTGCCGAACGCCACGAGCTGCCGGAGCAGCGCAACCTGCGCTCGCGCCTGCTCTCGGCGGCGCGTAGCTACCTGTTCAATCGTCTGCTGGCCGAACGGGTGGCGGCGGGCAGCTGGAGCCAGGTGGCGGTCGGCGATCTGCTGGCGTTCACCGACAGTCGCAGCTTCTTCATGGCCGGCGAAGCCGAGTGTAGCGATCCGCGCCTGGCCATTCTCGACCTGCATCCCACCGGCCCGCTGTGGGGCAGTGGGCCGTCACCGGCAGCCGGTGCGGCGCACGCGCTGGAGCAAGGCGTGGCGACGAGCGAGCAGGCATTGGCGGACTGGCTGGTCGAAGCGGGCATGGCGCACGAACGGCGTATCCTGCGCCTCCCCATCGGCGGCTTGTCGTGGCATTATCCTGAGCCTGACATTCTGCAACTGCACTTCGTCCTGCCGGCCGGATGCTTCGCCACCGTGGTGGTGCGCGAACTGGTCGATCTACTGCCGGCAGGGCAGACGGATAATCCATGCGAATTCTGA
- the ispF gene encoding 2-C-methyl-D-erythritol 2,4-cyclodiphosphate synthase → MRIGHGYDVHRFGEGDFITLGGVRIPHKFGLVAHSDGDVLLHALSDALLGAAALGDIGKHFPDTDPTFKGADSRALLRHVLGLIHAKGWLVGNVDATIVAQAPKMAPHIETMRGLIATDLQVELDQVNVKATTTEKLGFTGREEGIAVHAVALLVKA, encoded by the coding sequence ATGCGTATCGGCCACGGCTACGACGTACACCGCTTCGGCGAGGGCGATTTCATCACCCTGGGCGGCGTGCGTATCCCGCACAAATTCGGTCTTGTTGCTCATTCCGACGGCGACGTGCTGCTGCATGCGCTTAGCGATGCGCTGCTCGGCGCCGCGGCGTTGGGCGATATTGGCAAGCACTTCCCCGATACCGACCCGACCTTCAAGGGCGCCGACAGCCGTGCGTTGCTGCGCCATGTGCTCGGCCTGATCCATGCCAAGGGCTGGCTGGTCGGCAACGTCGACGCCACCATCGTCGCCCAGGCGCCGAAGATGGCGCCGCATATCGAGACCATGCGCGGGCTGATCGCCACCGACCTGCAGGTCGAGCTGGATCAGGTCAACGTCAAGGCCACCACCACCGAGAAGCTCGGCTTCACCGGTCGCGAGGAAGGCATCGCCGTGCACGCCGTGGCTTTGCTGGTGAAAGCATGA
- the fghA gene encoding S-formylglutathione hydrolase has protein sequence MPMSLEIVSSNKSCGGWHKRYRHRSSTLSCDMQFAVYLPPQAEQGAKLPVLYWLSGLTCTDENFMQKAGAQKLAAELGLVIVAPDTSPRGAEVPGDPEGAWDFGLGAGFYVNATQEPWARHYRMHDYVVHELPALIEANFPVSDKRGISGHSMGGHGALVCALRNPGRYQSLSAFAPISNPSNCPWGEKALGRYLGEDRSRWREWDACALLADAPEKLPILVDQGDRDDFLANQLKPEALQAAAKAAGHPLNLRLQPGYDHSYYFIASFIDDHLRHHAAALRNA, from the coding sequence CTGCCCATGAGCCTGGAAATCGTCTCCAGCAACAAGAGTTGTGGCGGCTGGCACAAGCGCTATCGCCATCGCTCCAGCACGCTGAGCTGCGACATGCAGTTTGCCGTCTACCTGCCGCCGCAGGCCGAACAGGGCGCCAAGCTGCCGGTGCTGTACTGGCTGAGCGGCCTGACCTGCACCGACGAGAACTTCATGCAGAAGGCCGGCGCGCAGAAACTCGCCGCCGAGCTGGGCCTGGTCATAGTCGCCCCGGATACCAGCCCGCGCGGTGCCGAGGTGCCGGGCGATCCGGAGGGCGCCTGGGACTTCGGCCTCGGTGCCGGTTTCTATGTCAACGCCACCCAGGAGCCCTGGGCGCGGCATTACCGTATGCACGACTACGTGGTGCACGAGCTGCCAGCGCTGATCGAGGCCAACTTCCCAGTGTCGGATAAACGCGGTATCAGCGGTCACTCCATGGGCGGCCACGGTGCGCTGGTCTGCGCCTTGCGCAATCCGGGGCGTTACCAGTCGCTCTCGGCCTTCGCGCCGATCAGCAACCCAAGCAATTGCCCCTGGGGCGAGAAGGCCCTGGGCCGTTACCTGGGTGAAGATCGCAGCCGCTGGCGCGAGTGGGATGCCTGCGCCTTGCTGGCCGATGCGCCGGAGAAGCTGCCGATCCTGGTCGATCAGGGTGATCGCGACGACTTCCTGGCCAACCAGCTCAAGCCCGAGGCGCTGCAAGCGGCGGCCAAGGCCGCCGGCCATCCGCTGAACTTGCGTCTGCAGCCGGGCTATGACCACAGCTACTACTTCATCGCCAGCTTTATCGATGACCATCTGCGTCATCATGCGGCGGCCTTGCGCAACGCGTAG
- a CDS encoding S-(hydroxymethyl)glutathione dehydrogenase/class III alcohol dehydrogenase, which produces MIKSRAAVAFAPNQPLQIVEVDVAPPKAGEVLVRIIATGVCHTDAYTLSGADSEGVFPSILGHEGGGIVEAVGEGVTSLAVGDHVIPLYTAECRECKFCKSGKTNLCQKVRATQGKGLMPDGTSRFSYQGQPIYHYMGCSTFSEYTVLPEISLAKIPKDAPLEKVCLLGCGVTTGIGAVLNTAKVEEGATVAIFGLGGIGLAAIIGAKMAKASRIIAVDINPAKFEVARELGATDFVNPKDHDKPIQDVIIEMTDGGVDYSFECVGNVKLMRAALECAHKGWGESVIIGVAGAGEEISTRPFQLVTGRVWRGSAFGGVRGRTELPSYVEKAQTGEIPLDTFITHTMGLERINEAFDLMHEGKSIRTVIHF; this is translated from the coding sequence ATGATCAAGTCCCGCGCCGCCGTGGCTTTTGCCCCGAACCAGCCGCTGCAAATCGTCGAAGTGGATGTGGCGCCGCCCAAGGCTGGCGAGGTGCTGGTGCGCATCATCGCCACCGGCGTCTGCCACACCGATGCCTACACCCTGTCCGGTGCCGACTCCGAGGGTGTGTTCCCGTCGATTCTCGGCCATGAAGGCGGTGGCATCGTCGAGGCGGTGGGCGAGGGTGTGACCTCTCTGGCGGTCGGCGACCACGTGATCCCGCTGTACACGGCTGAGTGCCGCGAGTGCAAGTTCTGCAAATCCGGCAAGACCAACCTGTGCCAGAAAGTCCGCGCCACCCAGGGCAAGGGCCTGATGCCGGACGGCACCAGCCGCTTCAGCTACCAGGGGCAGCCGATCTACCACTACATGGGCTGCTCGACTTTCTCCGAGTACACCGTGCTGCCGGAAATCTCCCTGGCCAAGATTCCCAAGGACGCGCCGCTGGAGAAGGTCTGCCTGCTCGGCTGTGGCGTCACCACCGGCATCGGCGCGGTGCTGAACACCGCCAAGGTGGAGGAGGGCGCCACCGTGGCGATCTTCGGTCTCGGCGGCATCGGCCTGGCGGCGATCATCGGCGCCAAGATGGCCAAGGCCAGCCGCATCATCGCCGTCGACATCAACCCTGCCAAGTTCGAGGTGGCCCGCGAGCTGGGCGCCACCGACTTCGTCAATCCCAAAGATCATGACAAGCCGATTCAGGATGTGATCATCGAGATGACCGATGGCGGAGTCGACTACAGCTTTGAGTGCGTCGGCAACGTCAAGCTGATGCGCGCCGCGCTGGAGTGCGCGCACAAGGGCTGGGGCGAGTCGGTGATCATCGGCGTGGCCGGTGCCGGCGAGGAAATCAGCACCCGGCCGTTCCAGCTGGTGACCGGGCGGGTCTGGCGCGGTTCGGCCTTCGGTGGCGTGCGCGGCCGCACCGAGCTGCCGAGCTATGTGGAGAAGGCGCAGACGGGCGAGATCCCGCTGGATACCTTCATCACCCACACCATGGGCTTGGAACGGATCAACGAAGCCTTCGACCTGATGCACGAAGGTAAGAGCATCCGCACCGTTATCCACTTCTAA
- a CDS encoding LysR family transcriptional regulator, with product MNRWEGLDEFVAVAECGQFSAAAERLGLSSSQVSRQVAKLEERLQTRLFYRSTRKVALTEAGQTFLQHCQRLQDAREEALRAVGDLAGEPKGLLRMTCAVAYGERFIVPLVNDFMQRHPQLRVEIELSNQTLDLLHGGLDLAIRLGRLQDSRMLATRLAPRVMHLCAAPAYLERYGRPHSLSELARHNCLIGSSDSWSFQQDGRELAQRVQGNWRCNSGEAVLDAALRGFGLCQLPDYYVQAHLRSGELVELLAQHKPPHTAVWALYPQQRHLSPKVRQLVELLKEGLAQRPEYQQLG from the coding sequence ATGAACCGCTGGGAAGGCCTGGATGAATTCGTCGCGGTCGCCGAATGCGGCCAGTTCAGCGCCGCCGCCGAGCGCCTGGGACTGTCGTCGTCGCAGGTCAGCCGCCAGGTGGCCAAACTGGAAGAGCGCCTGCAGACCCGCCTGTTCTACCGCAGCACGCGCAAGGTCGCGCTGACCGAGGCCGGACAGACCTTTCTGCAGCACTGCCAGCGCCTGCAGGATGCCCGCGAGGAAGCCCTGCGCGCAGTCGGCGACCTGGCCGGCGAGCCCAAGGGCCTGCTGCGCATGACCTGCGCGGTGGCCTATGGCGAGCGCTTTATCGTGCCGCTGGTGAATGACTTCATGCAGCGTCACCCTCAACTGCGGGTGGAGATCGAACTGAGCAACCAGACCCTCGACCTGCTGCATGGCGGCCTGGACCTGGCCATCCGCCTCGGCCGCCTGCAGGACTCGCGCATGCTCGCAACGCGCCTGGCGCCGCGGGTCATGCACCTGTGCGCGGCGCCGGCCTACCTGGAGCGCTACGGCCGCCCGCACTCGCTGTCCGAACTGGCGCGGCACAACTGCCTGATCGGCAGCAGCGACAGCTGGAGTTTCCAGCAGGACGGCCGCGAGCTGGCCCAGCGGGTGCAGGGCAACTGGCGCTGCAACAGCGGCGAGGCGGTGCTGGACGCGGCACTGCGCGGCTTCGGCCTGTGCCAGCTACCCGACTACTACGTGCAGGCGCACCTGCGCAGCGGCGAGCTGGTCGAACTGCTGGCCCAGCACAAACCGCCGCATACCGCGGTGTGGGCGCTGTACCCGCAGCAACGGCATCTGTCGCCGAAGGTGCGGCAGCTGGTCGAGCTATTGAAGGAAGGCTTGGCGCAGCGACCGGAGTATCAGCAACTCGGCTGA
- a CDS encoding SOS response-associated peptidase has translation MSGRYGLFRWSQSLATLPGFPAGQAPHWNLAPGNQVLFLRHVDGELHAASGRWGLTPAWLNDLSKAPSHARAETLSEQPMFREAFRQRRCLLPANGFYEWRGELRKRPFWLTGEEPLLHFAALWEAYPAGDQLYLSVAMVTQAAAHLRRPLLLDAEQQRAWLAEDTPLAELQALLLIPTPPLRERVLANLVNDPKFDAPECLTPA, from the coding sequence ATGAGTGGACGTTACGGCCTGTTTCGTTGGTCGCAGAGCCTGGCCACGCTGCCGGGTTTTCCTGCCGGGCAGGCACCGCACTGGAACCTCGCGCCGGGCAATCAGGTGCTGTTCCTGCGCCATGTCGACGGTGAACTGCACGCCGCCAGCGGCCGTTGGGGGCTGACCCCGGCCTGGCTGAATGACCTGAGTAAGGCGCCATCGCATGCCCGCGCGGAAACCCTCAGCGAGCAGCCGATGTTCCGTGAGGCGTTCCGCCAGCGCCGTTGCCTGTTGCCAGCCAATGGCTTCTACGAATGGCGCGGCGAGCTGCGCAAGCGGCCATTCTGGCTGACCGGCGAAGAACCCCTGCTGCACTTCGCTGCGCTGTGGGAGGCCTATCCGGCGGGCGATCAGCTGTACCTGAGCGTGGCCATGGTCACTCAGGCTGCCGCGCACCTGCGCCGACCCTTGCTGCTGGATGCCGAACAGCAGCGCGCCTGGCTGGCCGAAGACACCCCGCTAGCGGAGTTGCAGGCGCTGTTGCTGATCCCGACACCGCCGCTGCGTGAGCGGGTGTTGGCCAACCTGGTCAACGATCCCAAGTTCGATGCGCCGGAGTGCCTGACGCCGGCGTGA
- a CDS encoding putative signal transducing protein: MQRIYEPQDLLEGELLLGMLASEGVDAHLAGRHLLGAIGELPALGLLGLLVQDDDAEHARHLIDAYNAAAPLPGEEPDASPGILLC; encoded by the coding sequence ATGCAGCGTATCTACGAACCGCAGGACCTGCTGGAAGGTGAGCTGCTGCTGGGCATGCTGGCCAGCGAAGGGGTGGATGCCCACCTCGCCGGGCGTCACCTGCTCGGGGCGATCGGCGAGCTGCCGGCGCTGGGGCTGCTCGGCCTGCTGGTGCAGGACGATGATGCCGAGCACGCACGCCACCTGATCGATGCGTACAATGCCGCCGCGCCCCTGCCGGGTGAGGAGCCCGATGCCAGTCCCGGCATCCTGCTCTGCTAG
- a CDS encoding CPXCG motif-containing cysteine-rich protein yields the protein MLESQAYQCPYCGEPAEALLDLSAGDQEYVEDCPVCCRPIIFDLRTDGDDWSLDVRTEND from the coding sequence ATGCTGGAATCACAGGCGTATCAATGTCCCTATTGCGGCGAGCCGGCGGAGGCGCTGCTCGACCTTTCCGCCGGTGACCAGGAGTACGTCGAGGATTGCCCGGTGTGCTGCCGGCCGATCATCTTCGACCTGCGTACCGACGGCGATGACTGGTCACTGGATGTGCGCACGGAGAACGACTGA
- a CDS encoding 1-acyl-sn-glycerol-3-phosphate acyltransferase — MMGEFDSIRPYADHEVPAVLARLLADPIFLGTLTRFRFPRLAGPFGWLLKPLIAHRLRQQLADVSSVGALQERIEPYIDHTVERATDGVTYSGVEQLKSGSAYLLLANHRDIVMDPAFVNYAVFHAGLPTPRIAIGDNLLQRPFVSDLMRLNKSFIVHRSLTGRREKLAAFQLLSAYINHSIRVDGQSIWIAQAEGRAKDGDDRTDSAILKMFHMSRKDEAFAEVLGSLNLIPVSISYEYDPCDQAKARELSIRATTGSYEKAPGEDDASIALGITGYKGRVHIHFGAPVTAGFEDAKQLASLMDQHILGGYRLFPVHYLAYSQWDERDNALQVPTAEQLFAADELAKARGEWQRRLDACPVEQRPWLIRQYATPVRNQYRIKAGLPL; from the coding sequence ATGATGGGCGAATTCGATTCCATCCGACCCTACGCCGACCACGAAGTCCCCGCCGTCCTGGCCCGCCTGCTGGCCGACCCGATCTTCCTCGGCACCCTGACGCGTTTCCGCTTCCCGCGTCTGGCCGGGCCATTCGGCTGGCTGCTTAAACCTCTTATAGCCCATCGGCTGCGTCAGCAACTGGCCGATGTGAGTTCGGTGGGTGCGCTGCAGGAGCGCATCGAGCCCTATATCGACCATACCGTCGAGCGCGCCACCGATGGCGTGACCTACTCCGGGGTCGAACAGCTCAAGTCGGGCAGCGCCTACCTGCTCCTGGCCAACCACCGCGACATCGTCATGGACCCGGCCTTCGTCAACTACGCCGTGTTCCACGCCGGCCTGCCGACGCCGCGCATCGCCATCGGCGATAACCTGCTGCAGCGGCCCTTCGTCAGCGACTTGATGCGCCTGAACAAGAGTTTCATCGTGCACCGCTCGTTGACCGGCCGGCGTGAGAAGCTGGCCGCCTTCCAGCTGCTGTCGGCCTATATCAACCACTCGATCCGCGTCGACGGCCAGTCGATCTGGATCGCCCAGGCCGAAGGTCGCGCCAAGGACGGTGACGACCGCACCGACTCGGCGATCCTCAAGATGTTCCACATGAGTCGCAAGGACGAGGCCTTCGCCGAGGTGCTCGGCTCGCTCAACCTGATCCCGGTATCGATCAGCTACGAGTACGACCCCTGCGACCAGGCCAAGGCCCGCGAGCTGTCGATCCGCGCCACTACCGGTAGCTACGAGAAGGCGCCCGGCGAGGATGACGCCAGCATCGCCCTGGGCATCACCGGCTACAAAGGCCGCGTGCATATCCACTTCGGTGCGCCAGTCACCGCTGGCTTCGAGGATGCCAAGCAGCTGGCCAGCCTGATGGACCAGCACATCCTCGGCGGCTACCGGCTGTTCCCCGTGCATTATCTGGCCTACAGCCAGTGGGACGAGCGCGACAACGCACTGCAGGTGCCGACTGCTGAGCAGCTGTTCGCCGCCGACGAACTGGCCAAGGCTCGTGGCGAATGGCAGCGACGCCTGGATGCCTGCCCGGTCGAGCAACGCCCCTGGCTGATCCGCCAGTACGCCACGCCGGTGCGCAACCAGTACCGGATCAAGGCTGGCCTGCCGTTGTAA
- the fabB gene encoding beta-ketoacyl-ACP synthase I produces the protein MRRVVITGMGLVSSLGNDLQSVSTSLREGRSGIRFNPTYAEVGMRSQVCGAVPLDMDSLNIDRKVKRFMGDAAAYAYLAMQQAVKDAGLSNAQVSNPRTGLIAGSGGASSFNQMEAMDILREKGIARVGPFRVPRTMSNTVSACLATPFRIKGLSYSIASACASSAHCIGHAMEQIRMGKQDIVFAGGGEEEHWSQSYLFDAMGALSSQYNDAPQQASRPYDTRRDGFVIAAGGGIVVVEALEHALARNAQIHAEIIGYGATSDGYDMVAPSGEGGMRCMQDALVGVTEPIDYLNTHGTSTPVGDLAEMRAVRKVFGRDMPLISSTKSLSGHALGAAGVHEVIYCLLMMRENFIAASANIDNLDPELTDMPVLRETRENVTLNTIMSNSFGFGGTNATLVLKRWQGA, from the coding sequence ATGCGCCGCGTCGTGATCACCGGGATGGGACTGGTCTCCAGTCTGGGCAATGACCTGCAAAGCGTCAGCACCAGCCTGCGTGAAGGTCGCTCGGGTATCCGCTTCAACCCGACCTACGCCGAAGTCGGTATGCGCAGCCAGGTGTGTGGCGCCGTGCCGCTGGACATGGACAGCCTGAACATCGACCGCAAGGTCAAACGCTTCATGGGTGACGCCGCCGCCTATGCCTACCTGGCCATGCAGCAGGCGGTGAAGGATGCCGGCCTGAGCAACGCCCAGGTCTCCAACCCGCGCACCGGGCTGATCGCCGGCTCCGGCGGGGCGTCCTCCTTCAACCAGATGGAGGCCATGGACATCCTGCGCGAAAAAGGCATCGCCCGGGTCGGCCCGTTCCGCGTACCGCGGACCATGAGCAACACCGTCTCGGCCTGCCTGGCCACACCCTTTCGCATCAAGGGCCTGAGCTACTCCATCGCCTCGGCCTGCGCCAGCAGCGCGCATTGCATCGGCCACGCCATGGAACAGATTCGCATGGGCAAGCAGGACATCGTTTTCGCCGGCGGTGGCGAGGAAGAGCACTGGAGCCAGAGCTACCTGTTCGATGCCATGGGCGCCCTCTCCAGCCAGTACAACGACGCGCCCCAGCAGGCCTCGCGCCCCTACGACACGCGCCGCGATGGCTTCGTCATTGCCGCCGGTGGCGGTATCGTGGTGGTCGAAGCGCTGGAGCATGCCCTGGCCCGCAACGCGCAGATCCATGCGGAAATCATCGGTTACGGCGCCACGTCGGACGGCTACGACATGGTCGCACCCAGCGGCGAAGGCGGCATGCGCTGCATGCAGGACGCCCTGGTCGGGGTCACCGAGCCGATCGACTACCTGAATACCCACGGCACCTCCACGCCGGTCGGTGACCTGGCGGAGATGCGCGCCGTGCGCAAGGTGTTCGGCCGCGACATGCCGCTGATCAGCTCGACCAAGAGCCTGTCTGGCCATGCCCTGGGGGCGGCCGGCGTGCACGAGGTGATCTACTGCCTGTTGATGATGCGCGAGAACTTCATCGCCGCATCGGCCAATATCGACAACCTCGACCCCGAACTGACCGACATGCCGGTACTGCGCGAAACCCGCGAGAACGTCACCCTGAATACCATCATGAGCAACAGCTTCGGCTTCGGCGGCACCAATGCCACCCTGGTGCTGAAGCGCTGGCAAGGCGCATAA
- a CDS encoding SDR family oxidoreductase encodes MSAQRETVLITGAARGIGAAIAERFIEDGYDVILNFRRAQGKGAASVDKLVAHAEARGVRAYKAQADISETRDIEQMVKNLQAEGVERIDHLVLNAASAPFKSIRELTKHDWKELFGTSLIGNVACINHVVPLMPAGGTICAISGVGSHAVLPNYPLGLMKAALENLVRYMEVDLYDKGIRVNGVCGGVVKSEMLPYLSEMWPGMIGRLESVGRRWALEPMEIANIVAFLASDRSTAIRGHIVMATGGTGLAA; translated from the coding sequence ATGAGTGCACAGCGGGAAACTGTTCTGATCACCGGGGCCGCGCGCGGCATCGGCGCGGCTATCGCCGAACGCTTTATCGAAGACGGTTACGACGTCATCCTCAATTTCCGCCGGGCCCAGGGCAAGGGCGCGGCCAGCGTCGACAAACTGGTGGCGCACGCCGAGGCTCGTGGTGTGCGGGCCTACAAGGCACAGGCGGATATCTCCGAGACGCGCGACATCGAGCAGATGGTCAAGAACCTGCAGGCCGAGGGCGTCGAGCGCATCGATCATCTGGTGCTCAACGCCGCCAGCGCGCCATTCAAGTCGATTCGCGAGCTGACCAAGCACGACTGGAAGGAGCTGTTCGGCACCAGCCTGATCGGCAACGTCGCCTGTATCAACCACGTAGTGCCATTGATGCCGGCCGGAGGCACCATCTGCGCCATCTCCGGTGTTGGCTCCCATGCGGTATTGCCGAACTACCCGCTGGGCCTGATGAAGGCCGCGCTGGAAAACCTGGTGCGCTATATGGAGGTGGACCTGTACGACAAGGGCATCCGCGTCAACGGCGTCTGCGGCGGCGTGGTCAAGAGCGAGATGCTGCCGTACCTGTCGGAGATGTGGCCGGGGATGATCGGGCGTCTGGAGTCGGTGGGGCGGCGCTGGGCGCTGGAGCCGATGGAAATCGCCAATATCGTCGCCTTTCTTGCCTCTGATCGCTCTACCGCGATTCGCGGGCATATCGTCATGGCTACGGGCGGCACCGGTCTGGCCGCCTGA